One stretch of Anabas testudineus chromosome 24, fAnaTes1.2, whole genome shotgun sequence DNA includes these proteins:
- the LOC113149214 gene encoding pleckstrin homology domain-containing family G member 3 isoform X1: MGYQRSKWRSVAGGGGGGVAVVHWMCSEEEVKLSLRSGGDDRKLRRVFPRRWFGGASAALLFRYLVKPSEKFLTESPRLSTASICSNERAPSATPHDSSDLPSDRRPASLISTLSSGSGSSRDNLPPLSTQASDVVIDLDLSPAGGPQANGKGRSLGLVHSNNKNNREATPNRASSRRRQSPFVTGTMAPNPQLTYLDRVVMEIIETERMYVRDLRMIVEDYLASIIDQPDLSIRPEQVCALFGNIEDIYEFNSELLQALDLCDNDPVAIARCFVMKSEYFEIYTQYCTNYPNSVAALTECMRNKLLAKFFRDRQASLKCSLPLGSYLLKPVQRILKYHLLLQEIVKHFDPEEEGYEVVEDAIYTMTAVAWYINDMKRKHEHAVRLQEVQSLLLNWKGPDLTTYGELVLEGTFKVYRAKNERTLFLFDRMLLITKRRGEHFVYKMHISCSTLMLIESAKDSLSFSVIHYKHPKQPHTVQAKTVEEKKLWAHHIKRLILENHQAIIPQKAKEAMLEKDSIYPPRYRYSPERLKKALTSQSEESHRDGRQGRRQSEQTKQTLNSTKDVSKQSGSVGVLPEERHRPLPVVSRSTLGSSLDESEAEQHAGVEEEEEELGSRKDPLHQQICSEHEEEADRLSLQQLHQTGDSELEDILLEDEQEPEGGTISSNSSNKENGQIPEEEEPGGTEPVSEQLFTHDLPQEKTSEMEPTENPVVPSADPGPGIPVFPQRSEDVIPEGDPEPTEEPASATHDSDAKTLSSSESSEDEEEEKETPPKEGEATSILPSSVLDKASAIAQHFTSSIKRGSLAQDDASCLGCSSPRLLSRTNSSLSLSLNAEGADRPVQPNSICSDPAEAFATADLTLLPPQEDNLFDATRGIHRRRESTLSKQDQLLIGKIKNYYENAGNQNATFCLQRRESLTYIPPGLVRSSVSHFNGVPKDEHAQVNLSSSVASSSLDPMLTDIRDHMVSSESLDSSNRSTDSGDLGEILRSTSQNLQDNLSEDEEFRPSSDMIKIWQAMERDITATQSEDRGLEQSKEPLRNSRETNANPTKSPNKSCDRESGVSDVCTITEESTSTSPLKHKGSERTRTESLKNTVKVFGEEALTLRAPSPRVVQLKAEAEGKRPSEKELDDVDKSNSKVLHLARQYSQRIKTTKPVVRQRSQGILMAKSSLPCVVEEKETSGKPNLTLPLVSHEKASSLPLSPIDPIRSPTASLTCRSPGSPVRGRTRSLHSPPLPIEGFNWPDVRELRSKYSDHGHSQKNPVSRSRSIPDQMCDGVRRHSSCSSSLHLTVPLYKTRGVEHGKRLHRASSLDPRLSGAHKSEMQKLQDQVANGKYDGYYVTAKAPLPNDPEHKIIVVEKLPNTESVPAEPTKEPREEEDDGYVQIRSPTSREKISIMAVIDRCRAYQESDEYKQREEAKAKTESTRPHELDKTAGSSTDQSQKTSWNSGQKTEAGQQSMVKNLREKFQNLS, encoded by the exons ATGGGGTATCAGAGGAGCAAGTGGCGCAGTGTGgccggaggaggaggaggaggtgtagCAGTGGTTCACTGGATGTGttcagaggaggaggtgaagctcTCCCTGAGGAGCGGTGGGGACGATCGGAAACTCCGACGAGTCTTCCCCCGCCGCTGGTTTG GTGGAGCGTCTGCGGCTCTGCTCTTCAGATATTTAGTTAAACCCTCAGAGAAGTTTTTAACCG AGTCCCCCCGCCTGTCAACCGCCTCCATCTGCAGTAATGAGCGCGCTCCATCGGCCACTCCCCACGACTCCTCCGACCTGCCGTCCGACCGGCGCCCTGCAAGCCTGATCTCCACACTGTCGTCAGGATCCGGATCCTCCAGAGACAACCTCCCCCCGCTGTCCACCCAGGCCTCAGACGTCGTCATCGACCTGGACCTGAGCCCCGCAGGGGGCCCCCAGGCTAACGGGAAGGGGCGGAGCCTTGGCCTCgttcacagcaacaacaaaaacaacagggaGGCGACACCAAATCGAGCCTCCAGCCGGCGGCGGCAATCTCCGTTCGTCACCGGCACCATGGCCCCCAACCCTCAGCTGACCTACCTGGACCGAGTCGTCATGGAGATCATCGAGACCGAGAGGATGTACGTTCGAGACCTGCGCATGATCGTAGAG gACTACCTGGCCAGCATCATCGACCAGCCTGATCTGTCGATTCGACCTGAGCAGGTGTGCGCTCTGTTTGGAAACATCGAGGACATTTACGAGTTCAACAG CGAGCTGCTTCAGGCTCTCGATCTGTGTGACAACGACCCCGTGGCCATCGCCAGGTGTTTCGTCATGAAG AGCGAGTACTTTGAGATCTACACCCAGTACTGCACTAACTACCCAAA TTCGGTCGCAGCGCTGACTGAGTGCATGAGGAATAAACTGCTGGCAAAGTTTTTCCGAGACCGTCAGGCATCATTGAAGTGTTCGCTGCCTTTGGGCTCATATCTGTTAAAACCTGTTCAGAGGATCCTCAAATATCACCTGCTGCTCCAg GAGATAGTGAAGCACTTTGACCCGGAGGAGGAGGGCTATGAGGTGGTGGAGGATGCTATCTACACCATGACAGCAGTGGCCTGGTACATCAACGACATGAAGAGGAAACACGAGCACGCCGTCAGACTACAG GAGGTTCAGTCTCTGCTGCTGAACTGGAAAGGTCCTGACCTCACCACGTATGGAGAACTGGTTCTGGAGGGAACCTTCAAAGTTTACAGGGCCAAAAATGAAAGGACGCTCTTCTTGTTCGACCGGATGCTGCTCATCACTAAACGCCGCGGGGAGCACTTCGTCTACAAGATGCACATCTCG TGCTCCACTCTGATGCTGATTGAAAGCGCCAAAGACTCTCTGAGCTTCAGCGTAATTCATTACAAACACCCCAAACAGCCTCACACCGTCCAG GCGAAGACggtggaggagaagaagctGTGGGCTCATCACATTAAACGGCTTATTCTGGAAAACCACCAGGCCATCATCCCACAGAAG GCAAAAGAGGCCATGTTGGAAAAGGATTCTATAT ATCCACCCAGGTATCGCTACAGTCCCGAGCGGCTGAAGAAAGCTCTGACCTCTCAGTCTGAAGAGTCTCATCGAGACGGCCGACAAGGACGACGACAGTCTG AGCAAACCAAACAAACCCTCAACAGCACCAAAG ATGTGTCAAAG CAGTCAGGCAGTGTCGGGGTCTTACCGGAGGAGAGACACCGCCCGCTGCCTGTCGTCAGCAGAAGCACACTGGGATCCAGTCTGGACGAGTCTGAAGCAGAGCAACATGCTGgtgtagaggaggaggaggaggagctgggcAGCAGGAAGGACCCCCTGCACCAACAGATCTGCAGCGAGCACGAGGAGGAGGCGGACAGGTTGTCTCTACAGCAGCTTCATCAGACGGGGGACAGCGAGCTGGAAGACATCCTGCTGGAGGACGAGCAG GAGCCAGAAGGAGGAACCATCTCCTCAAACAGCTCTAACAAAGAAAATGGACAAAttccagaagaagaagaaccaggagGAACTGAGCCAGTATCTGAGCAG cTTTTCACACACGATTTGCCACAGGAGAAGACTTCAGAGATGGAACCAACAGAAAACCCTGTAGTACCCTCTGCTGATCCAGGCCCTGGGATCCCAGTATTTCCTCAGAGGTCAGAAGATGTGATACCTGAAGGTGATCCTGAACCCACAGAGGAACCAGCCTCAGCCACGCATGATTCAGATGCAAAAACCTTGAGCAGTAGTGAGTCAtctgaggatgaggaagaggagaaggagacgCCACCGAAGGAGGGCGAAGCTACCAGCAttcttccttcctctgtccTGGACAAAGCCAGCGCCATCGCCCAGCACTTCACCAGCAGCATCAAACGAGGTAGTCTGGCCCAAGACGATGCCTCCTGCCTTGGTTGTTCTTCACCGCGGTTACTCAGCCGGACCAACAgcagcctcagcctcagcctcaaTGCTGAAGGCGCAGACCGACCTGTGCAACCCAACAGCATCTGTTCTGATCCTGCAGAGGCCTTTGCCACGGCAGACTTGACGTTACTGCCTCCACAGGAAGACAACCTCTTTGATGCCACTCGAGGCATTCACCGGAGGCGCGAGTCCACCTTGTCCAAACAGGACCAGCTGCTCATTGGAAAAATCAAGAATTACTACGAGAACGCGGGAAACCAGAATGCCACTTTCTGCCTCCAGCGCAGAGAGAGTCTGACGTACATCCCACCTGGGCTGGTCAGGAGCTCCGTCAGCCACTTTAATGGCGTCCCAAAGGATGAACATGCCCAGGTAAATCTCTCCAGCTCAGTCGCATCCTCCAGTCTTGACCCTATGCTCACAGACATTAGAGATCACATGGTCTCTAGTGAGTCTCTGGACTCCTCCAACAGAAGCACAGATTCAGGAGATTTAGGAGAAATCCTCAGATCCACATCTCAAAACCTACAGGATAATCTGTCTGAGGATGAAGAGTTCAGACCTTCATCTGACATGATCAAAATCTGGCAGGCAATGGAGCGAGACATCACTGCAACGCAGAGTGAAGACAGGGGCCTGGAACAGTCCAAAGAACCTTTAAGAAACTCCAGAGAAACCAATGCGAACCCGACAAAGTCCCCAAACAAGAGCTGTGACAGAGAGAGTGGGGTGTCTGATGTCTGCACCATCACAGAGGAATCCACAAGTACTTCACCCCTCAAGCACAAAGGCTCTGAGAGGACTCGGACAGAAAGTCTGAAGAACACTGTAAAGGTGTTTGGGGAAGAGGCACTCACCCTCAGGGCTCCAAGTCCTCGGGTCGTGCAGCTCAAGGCAGAGGCGGAGGGGAAACGGCCCAGTGAGAAAGAGCTGGATGACGTGGACAAGTCAAACAGCAAAGTCCTCCATCTGGCTCGTCAGTACAGCCAGCGCATCAAAACCACAAAGCCAGTGGTACGACAGCGAAGTCAGGGTATCCTGATGGCCAAGAGCAGCTTACCCTGCGtagtggaggagaaggagactTCAG GTAAACCCAATCTGACTCTACCCCTGGTTTCTCATGAGAAGGCGTCCTCTCTACCACTGAGTCCCATAGACCCCATCCGATCTCCGACGGCCAGTCTCACATGCAGATCCCCGGGGTCTCCAGTTCGGGGTCGAACCCGCAGCCTCCACAGTCCTCCTCTTCCCATTGAGGGCTTCAACTGGCCCGATGTCCGAGAACTTCGCTCCAAATACTCTGATCATGGTCACTCCCAGAAGAACCCTGTTAGCCGGAGTCGCTCTATCCCAGATCAGATGTGTGATGGTGTGAGGAGGCactccagctgctcctccagccTCCACCTCACTGTTCCTTTGTACAAGACTCGAGGAGTGGAACACGGCAAACGGCTCCACCGGGCCAGTTCTTTGGACCCTCGGCTGAGCGGAGCCCATAAATCGGAGATGCAGAAGCTCCAGGATCAGGTTGCTAATGGTAAATATGATGGCTACTATGTCACAGCTAAGGCACCGCTACCGAACGACCCCGAACACAAGATCATTGTTGTGGAGAAACTTCCAAATACAGAGTCAGTGCCTGCAGAACCAACCAAAGAAcccagagaagaagaggacgaCGGCTACGTTCAGATCCGTTCACCGACCAGCAGGGAGAAGATCTCCATCATGGCTGTCATCGACCGCTGCCGGGCCTATCAGGAGTCGGATGAATATAAACAACGGGAGGAAGCAAAAGCTAAAACCGAGTCCACAAGGCCTCACGAGCTCGACAAGACGGCAGGGTCCTCTACCGATCAATCCCAGAAAACGAGCTGGAACTCTGGACAGAAGACAGAAGCCGGTCAGCAGAGCATGGTGAAAAACCTGAGAGAAAAGTTCCAGAACCTGAGCTGA
- the LOC113149214 gene encoding pleckstrin homology domain-containing family G member 3 isoform X4, with the protein MGYQRSKWRSVAGGGGGGVAVVHWMCSEEEVKLSLRSGGDDRKLRRVFPRRWFGGASAALLFRYLVKPSEKFLTESPRLSTASICSNERAPSATPHDSSDLPSDRRPASLISTLSSGSGSSRDNLPPLSTQASDVVIDLDLSPAGGPQANGKGRSLGLVHSNNKNNREATPNRASSRRRQSPFVTGTMAPNPQLTYLDRVVMEIIETERMYVRDLRMIVEDYLASIIDQPDLSIRPEQVCALFGNIEDIYEFNSELLQALDLCDNDPVAIARCFVMKSEYFEIYTQYCTNYPNSVAALTECMRNKLLAKFFRDRQASLKCSLPLGSYLLKPVQRILKYHLLLQEIVKHFDPEEEGYEVVEDAIYTMTAVAWYINDMKRKHEHAVRLQEVQSLLLNWKGPDLTTYGELVLEGTFKVYRAKNERTLFLFDRMLLITKRRGEHFVYKMHISCSTLMLIESAKDSLSFSVIHYKHPKQPHTVQAKTVEEKKLWAHHIKRLILENHQAIIPQKAKEAMLEKDSIYPPRYRYSPERLKKALTSQSEESHRDGRQGRRQSEQTKQTLNSTKDVSKEPEGGTISSNSSNKENGQIPEEEEPGGTEPVSEQLFTHDLPQEKTSEMEPTENPVVPSADPGPGIPVFPQRSEDVIPEGDPEPTEEPASATHDSDAKTLSSSESSEDEEEEKETPPKEGEATSILPSSVLDKASAIAQHFTSSIKRGSLAQDDASCLGCSSPRLLSRTNSSLSLSLNAEGADRPVQPNSICSDPAEAFATADLTLLPPQEDNLFDATRGIHRRRESTLSKQDQLLIGKIKNYYENAGNQNATFCLQRRESLTYIPPGLVRSSVSHFNGVPKDEHAQVNLSSSVASSSLDPMLTDIRDHMVSSESLDSSNRSTDSGDLGEILRSTSQNLQDNLSEDEEFRPSSDMIKIWQAMERDITATQSEDRGLEQSKEPLRNSRETNANPTKSPNKSCDRESGVSDVCTITEESTSTSPLKHKGSERTRTESLKNTVKVFGEEALTLRAPSPRVVQLKAEAEGKRPSEKELDDVDKSNSKVLHLARQYSQRIKTTKPVVRQRSQGILMAKSSLPCVVEEKETSGKPNLTLPLVSHEKASSLPLSPIDPIRSPTASLTCRSPGSPVRGRTRSLHSPPLPIEGFNWPDVRELRSKYSDHGHSQKNPVSRSRSIPDQMCDGVRRHSSCSSSLHLTVPLYKTRGVEHGKRLHRASSLDPRLSGAHKSEMQKLQDQVANGKYDGYYVTAKAPLPNDPEHKIIVVEKLPNTESVPAEPTKEPREEEDDGYVQIRSPTSREKISIMAVIDRCRAYQESDEYKQREEAKAKTESTRPHELDKTAGSSTDQSQKTSWNSGQKTEAGQQSMVKNLREKFQNLS; encoded by the exons ATGGGGTATCAGAGGAGCAAGTGGCGCAGTGTGgccggaggaggaggaggaggtgtagCAGTGGTTCACTGGATGTGttcagaggaggaggtgaagctcTCCCTGAGGAGCGGTGGGGACGATCGGAAACTCCGACGAGTCTTCCCCCGCCGCTGGTTTG GTGGAGCGTCTGCGGCTCTGCTCTTCAGATATTTAGTTAAACCCTCAGAGAAGTTTTTAACCG AGTCCCCCCGCCTGTCAACCGCCTCCATCTGCAGTAATGAGCGCGCTCCATCGGCCACTCCCCACGACTCCTCCGACCTGCCGTCCGACCGGCGCCCTGCAAGCCTGATCTCCACACTGTCGTCAGGATCCGGATCCTCCAGAGACAACCTCCCCCCGCTGTCCACCCAGGCCTCAGACGTCGTCATCGACCTGGACCTGAGCCCCGCAGGGGGCCCCCAGGCTAACGGGAAGGGGCGGAGCCTTGGCCTCgttcacagcaacaacaaaaacaacagggaGGCGACACCAAATCGAGCCTCCAGCCGGCGGCGGCAATCTCCGTTCGTCACCGGCACCATGGCCCCCAACCCTCAGCTGACCTACCTGGACCGAGTCGTCATGGAGATCATCGAGACCGAGAGGATGTACGTTCGAGACCTGCGCATGATCGTAGAG gACTACCTGGCCAGCATCATCGACCAGCCTGATCTGTCGATTCGACCTGAGCAGGTGTGCGCTCTGTTTGGAAACATCGAGGACATTTACGAGTTCAACAG CGAGCTGCTTCAGGCTCTCGATCTGTGTGACAACGACCCCGTGGCCATCGCCAGGTGTTTCGTCATGAAG AGCGAGTACTTTGAGATCTACACCCAGTACTGCACTAACTACCCAAA TTCGGTCGCAGCGCTGACTGAGTGCATGAGGAATAAACTGCTGGCAAAGTTTTTCCGAGACCGTCAGGCATCATTGAAGTGTTCGCTGCCTTTGGGCTCATATCTGTTAAAACCTGTTCAGAGGATCCTCAAATATCACCTGCTGCTCCAg GAGATAGTGAAGCACTTTGACCCGGAGGAGGAGGGCTATGAGGTGGTGGAGGATGCTATCTACACCATGACAGCAGTGGCCTGGTACATCAACGACATGAAGAGGAAACACGAGCACGCCGTCAGACTACAG GAGGTTCAGTCTCTGCTGCTGAACTGGAAAGGTCCTGACCTCACCACGTATGGAGAACTGGTTCTGGAGGGAACCTTCAAAGTTTACAGGGCCAAAAATGAAAGGACGCTCTTCTTGTTCGACCGGATGCTGCTCATCACTAAACGCCGCGGGGAGCACTTCGTCTACAAGATGCACATCTCG TGCTCCACTCTGATGCTGATTGAAAGCGCCAAAGACTCTCTGAGCTTCAGCGTAATTCATTACAAACACCCCAAACAGCCTCACACCGTCCAG GCGAAGACggtggaggagaagaagctGTGGGCTCATCACATTAAACGGCTTATTCTGGAAAACCACCAGGCCATCATCCCACAGAAG GCAAAAGAGGCCATGTTGGAAAAGGATTCTATAT ATCCACCCAGGTATCGCTACAGTCCCGAGCGGCTGAAGAAAGCTCTGACCTCTCAGTCTGAAGAGTCTCATCGAGACGGCCGACAAGGACGACGACAGTCTG AGCAAACCAAACAAACCCTCAACAGCACCAAAG ATGTGTCAAAG GAGCCAGAAGGAGGAACCATCTCCTCAAACAGCTCTAACAAAGAAAATGGACAAAttccagaagaagaagaaccaggagGAACTGAGCCAGTATCTGAGCAG cTTTTCACACACGATTTGCCACAGGAGAAGACTTCAGAGATGGAACCAACAGAAAACCCTGTAGTACCCTCTGCTGATCCAGGCCCTGGGATCCCAGTATTTCCTCAGAGGTCAGAAGATGTGATACCTGAAGGTGATCCTGAACCCACAGAGGAACCAGCCTCAGCCACGCATGATTCAGATGCAAAAACCTTGAGCAGTAGTGAGTCAtctgaggatgaggaagaggagaaggagacgCCACCGAAGGAGGGCGAAGCTACCAGCAttcttccttcctctgtccTGGACAAAGCCAGCGCCATCGCCCAGCACTTCACCAGCAGCATCAAACGAGGTAGTCTGGCCCAAGACGATGCCTCCTGCCTTGGTTGTTCTTCACCGCGGTTACTCAGCCGGACCAACAgcagcctcagcctcagcctcaaTGCTGAAGGCGCAGACCGACCTGTGCAACCCAACAGCATCTGTTCTGATCCTGCAGAGGCCTTTGCCACGGCAGACTTGACGTTACTGCCTCCACAGGAAGACAACCTCTTTGATGCCACTCGAGGCATTCACCGGAGGCGCGAGTCCACCTTGTCCAAACAGGACCAGCTGCTCATTGGAAAAATCAAGAATTACTACGAGAACGCGGGAAACCAGAATGCCACTTTCTGCCTCCAGCGCAGAGAGAGTCTGACGTACATCCCACCTGGGCTGGTCAGGAGCTCCGTCAGCCACTTTAATGGCGTCCCAAAGGATGAACATGCCCAGGTAAATCTCTCCAGCTCAGTCGCATCCTCCAGTCTTGACCCTATGCTCACAGACATTAGAGATCACATGGTCTCTAGTGAGTCTCTGGACTCCTCCAACAGAAGCACAGATTCAGGAGATTTAGGAGAAATCCTCAGATCCACATCTCAAAACCTACAGGATAATCTGTCTGAGGATGAAGAGTTCAGACCTTCATCTGACATGATCAAAATCTGGCAGGCAATGGAGCGAGACATCACTGCAACGCAGAGTGAAGACAGGGGCCTGGAACAGTCCAAAGAACCTTTAAGAAACTCCAGAGAAACCAATGCGAACCCGACAAAGTCCCCAAACAAGAGCTGTGACAGAGAGAGTGGGGTGTCTGATGTCTGCACCATCACAGAGGAATCCACAAGTACTTCACCCCTCAAGCACAAAGGCTCTGAGAGGACTCGGACAGAAAGTCTGAAGAACACTGTAAAGGTGTTTGGGGAAGAGGCACTCACCCTCAGGGCTCCAAGTCCTCGGGTCGTGCAGCTCAAGGCAGAGGCGGAGGGGAAACGGCCCAGTGAGAAAGAGCTGGATGACGTGGACAAGTCAAACAGCAAAGTCCTCCATCTGGCTCGTCAGTACAGCCAGCGCATCAAAACCACAAAGCCAGTGGTACGACAGCGAAGTCAGGGTATCCTGATGGCCAAGAGCAGCTTACCCTGCGtagtggaggagaaggagactTCAG GTAAACCCAATCTGACTCTACCCCTGGTTTCTCATGAGAAGGCGTCCTCTCTACCACTGAGTCCCATAGACCCCATCCGATCTCCGACGGCCAGTCTCACATGCAGATCCCCGGGGTCTCCAGTTCGGGGTCGAACCCGCAGCCTCCACAGTCCTCCTCTTCCCATTGAGGGCTTCAACTGGCCCGATGTCCGAGAACTTCGCTCCAAATACTCTGATCATGGTCACTCCCAGAAGAACCCTGTTAGCCGGAGTCGCTCTATCCCAGATCAGATGTGTGATGGTGTGAGGAGGCactccagctgctcctccagccTCCACCTCACTGTTCCTTTGTACAAGACTCGAGGAGTGGAACACGGCAAACGGCTCCACCGGGCCAGTTCTTTGGACCCTCGGCTGAGCGGAGCCCATAAATCGGAGATGCAGAAGCTCCAGGATCAGGTTGCTAATGGTAAATATGATGGCTACTATGTCACAGCTAAGGCACCGCTACCGAACGACCCCGAACACAAGATCATTGTTGTGGAGAAACTTCCAAATACAGAGTCAGTGCCTGCAGAACCAACCAAAGAAcccagagaagaagaggacgaCGGCTACGTTCAGATCCGTTCACCGACCAGCAGGGAGAAGATCTCCATCATGGCTGTCATCGACCGCTGCCGGGCCTATCAGGAGTCGGATGAATATAAACAACGGGAGGAAGCAAAAGCTAAAACCGAGTCCACAAGGCCTCACGAGCTCGACAAGACGGCAGGGTCCTCTACCGATCAATCCCAGAAAACGAGCTGGAACTCTGGACAGAAGACAGAAGCCGGTCAGCAGAGCATGGTGAAAAACCTGAGAGAAAAGTTCCAGAACCTGAGCTGA